A window of Kyrpidia spormannii genomic DNA:
CTGCAACCTACATGCGGGGGATCGCTTTTGTCCAGGTGCCCACCACGTGGCTCGCCCACGATGCCGCGGTGGGGGGGAAAGTGGCGATCAATCTCCCCGAGGCGAAAAATGTGGTGGGTGCTTTTCACCAGCCCCGGCTGGTGCTTTACGATCCCACGGCCCTGGACAGTCTTTCCGCTCGGGATGTAGCCTCGGGATTGGCGGAAGTGGTGAAACACGCCTGCATCCGAGATGCCGAATTGTTTTATGAGCTGGCGGAGCGGGGGAAAGAGTTACTGCACCTTGCGGGTTCGGACCGTGGACGGCTCTTGGCCCGGTCTTGTGCGATTAAAGCCCGGGTGGTGGAAGAAGACGAGAAGGAGAGCGGCGTCCGGGCTCATTTGAATTTTGGCCACACGCTGGGGCACTCCCTGGAGACATTGGGAGATTACCGCCGTTATCGCCACGGTGAAGCGGTGGCGGTAGGCATGGTGTTTGCCGCCCTCCTGTCTGAGGAGTGGCTGGGAGCCCCACCCGGGACCGCCGAAAGGATTGCCTGTTTATTGGAAGAAATCGGCCTGCCCGTGAGGATCCCCGCTGAATTTACCGATGATGATCTGATCGGCCCCATGTACAAGGACAAGAAGATGATCGGGGGGCACTTGACTTTCGTCTTGCTAGAAACCCTGGGCCGGGCCCGG
This region includes:
- the aroB gene encoding 3-dehydroquinate synthase, which produces MSLWDDVWDVVWVELGDRRYPIVVADGAMDQAGKWMREVGLSPGSVHLIVTDETVDRAGYARRVAAALTAEGVRVETAVVPAGEPTKSLEWASRLWEAALAAGLDRRSAIWAVGGGMVGDLAGFVAATYMRGIAFVQVPTTWLAHDAAVGGKVAINLPEAKNVVGAFHQPRLVLYDPTALDSLSARDVASGLAEVVKHACIRDAELFYELAERGKELLHLAGSDRGRLLARSCAIKARVVEEDEKESGVRAHLNFGHTLGHSLETLGDYRRYRHGEAVAVGMVFAALLSEEWLGAPPGTAERIACLLEEIGLPVRIPAEFTDDDLIGPMYKDKKMIGGHLTFVLLETLGRARAVTRIPEEAVRKVLDRHRRQFPPRG